The genome window ggttcacactccagtctagaaggtggtggtaatgcacctaaaagctgtttgccaaccgccatgaAATGATATAAAAAGCTTTACCGAATGTGGGAATCCCGCTCTGGTCGTTGGTACgcgagtctcgctcctccacgaaTTCATGGCGTGCCAATCGCAGTTGATGGAGAACTCGTGCTCTGCGCGAGGCTTACGGCTAGTTCAGTTAACCTGGAAtaacatgggaatggtgcggatttcACATCAATTATGACAAATGCATGCTAATTCTCGCTAATTTCGGTGtctttaaagaagaaagtcaagacgttgggttttatgcagccaagtttatttaatcaacttttttatttattttttaatacgtAAACTTTTAGTAGCGCATTTTGGGCGCTTTACCTTaatttgggtgcctacgaagttatccgtcgcaggtttcatgtaattgaaaggcctgtctTTTAAATccggtaaaagactgaataaatcATATGATACTAGGTATCggagatattgcagttgaggtcggataatgtgggatatagggctgtttttaaatgatacaggaattattaggagaatttagtACAGTAGGGTAGCgaacattctggttcacactccagtccagaaggtggtggtaatgcacctaaaagctgtttgccaaccgccataaaacgaTATAAAAGAGAAGCTTTAcccaagggtagtatctcactgggctgcaacagcctgcgactagttggagagacAGCAATTGCGATTAAAATATGCGagttttcacttggaatcgcactgaattgatttttcgcatattttatcgctatTGTTATCTCcagctagtcgcaggctgttgcagcccagtgagatactggctgaactcgcacttcctgtcggctttgcgacaccagcgacgcatttgcagctattttgagagaaattttgtcgcgcaaattttttgaacatgttcaaaatttcagcgacgaaggagcgatactttgcgactcatgcgagggaaTTGAGAAACCCCGCGAATGCTTCAAGACACTTTTGCAAATGACGTTTGGAAGCTGTCGCAGCcctgtgagatactggcttaatttggaaatcctgctctggtcattggtacgaGAGTCTTGCTCCTCCACAAAATCATGGTGTGCCGATCACCGTTGGAGAATTCATGCTCTGTGCGAGGCTTACGGCTAGTTCGATGAGCCCGGAGCAACACAGGAATATTGCGGATTTCGTATCAGTTACGAGAAATGCATGCTAATTttggtgtttttaaagaagaaagtcacgacattgggttttatgcagccaagtttaatttttttttttttttcacgcttgaccttaatttgggcgcctGTGACGTTATCCGTTGCAGGTTTCGTGTAAATGAAAGGGTTGCACTTGAAACGCTCTTCTGACTAGCATGCTTGTTGTGCTGGAAAGAACAGGATAATGATAAATGTAACTTAGACTATCAAATGCAAGGACTTTTTTTATAGATAACAAACATCAACACAGCGAGACAGTGATGGCAAAGCTGAGGTTAACACAACATTTTTAAATTCAGACgtggaggaatttttttttttttttcctctcctgggGGCTCATATTTTTGGAGCTGCTGTACTGAAAGCTCTATTAGTTTAGGTTTCTCAAAATTGAGTGGGTCCACGTTTGTTTGAAAGTGAACTGCTGTGCAAGAATGAAACAATGTGAAATTGACTTTCAGGAATTGAAGGCATCCCTGGCAATGCTGCGCAAACCTGGAGAGAAAACTTACACTCAGCGATGCCGGCTGTTTATCGGCAATTTGCCGAACGACATTACCGAAGACGAGTTCAGAAAATTATTTATCAAGTTTGGAGAGCCCAGTGAAATCTTCATTAATCAAGGCAAAGGGTTTGGCTTCATAAGGCTGGTAAGACTACTCATTCTTTTGCCTTAATCTTGCAATATCAAACCTGAATTTTAACTCTAAAACAGTGGTCTTTTCCCTCCCTTCTGATTTTAGGAGTCGCGTGCTTTAGCAGAGATTGCAAAGGCCGAGCTGGATGATAAACCCATGAAAGGCAGACCGCTCAGGGTCCGCTTTGCTACCCATTCAGCTGCTTTGTGTGTCCGTAATCTGTCCCCATACGTCTCCAATGAGCTTCTCGAGGAAGCGTTCTCCCAGTTTGGAGTGATTGAAAGGGCAGTGGTTGTTGTGGATGACCGTGGACGCTCTGTTGGAAAAGGCATAGTCGAGTTTGCTACCAAGCCAGCAGCTCGAAAAGCTCTTGACCGATGCAATGATGGGGTCTTCCTGCTCACTACGTAAGATTTCTTAAATCTGGTATTGCCTTGTTTTTCAAGTGCAAATCATGCGAGTAGCGGCAGGGCACCGATTCGTGTATAAATGGGGCAATGTGAAGCAAACGTGCTTTGTGTTGGCTAATTTGGTTAGTTAAAGTGTTAGTCTGTGTTTTGAAATGCCCTTGGCTTATCAGATTCGTACACAGGCCCATGTACACATCTAAGCAGTTTAGAACGCAAGGAGCTGGTCAGGAGTGTTTTTGACCTGCAGAGTTGGCAGTATAAGTGCTTTGGAAGAAtgtgggtttatttatttttttttgtgtgtctgaCTTTATTTTACTACCATCAGGTCACCTCGTCCAGTTGTTGTTGAGCTGATGGAACAGTATGATGATGAAGACGGTCTGCCAGAGAAGCTTGCCCAGAAGAACCCAAATTATCAGAAGTGAGTTCCAGAAACTAGGTTTCTCCACTTTGTTCTGTTCCGAACGTAAGATCTGGAACGCGATCGTGTGTGACCCAGAgttttaggccgaatcccatttcagcccttggaccaaccccttggctcttcccctccattttgcgcgttcacgtgaaggggtaggggtatcccaatcccagttaacgcggaggggaaggggtagggcttctgtacccctccaaacggagattttcctggagctgactccgaacgaaggggtttgagtgatttcccacaatgccatgcggatttcagaaagatggcggttcccgctgcgaaagattgtcataaatgtattttctccattatttacgtgttttaagttgttatccagaggaaacacgccgcttgattcgctttcaagctgagaatgagcagcgatttctgaaatccaagctgctgctaaaaagctttgggagtgagtattgttttcggttgcttgactgcgtacgttttgttctgttattctagcttttattgtttacatgagtgttctgacacctcattctgtcggatgtggtgcacgaagcgccaaagatctcccattcagtggtgttagttaacaaatcacaccctgccagcagagatttctggctctgactgtagcggctggtcgcagccaatgacgcatttggtcgcgttttgctaacgtaaacgctgacggaggtacgcgatgacgtatgcgatcgttgaagggctatcccaatacgtaggggttgaatttcaagccctatcccttgtagctctgtttcaagggggaggggtaggggtaggaattagaattgggattgggccttaatgTACTGCATGTGCAGCTCTTATAATGTCTCTGTATAAATGAGCATGTGGAaaacagagatgcctactagtacggattggctgtattttgtacggaaaagttacttaaatacgatgttacggcaaagtgTTATTCtgcacggaattattataaagtcttaaattccagtgagttgtttttaaatgtccaagtgacTTTTTCCAATCCATGCGcaattcacggctatttatttttatgacaacTGCACACGCGGTGTGAGACATGCGCAGATGCCGCACACGCGGTGTGAGACATGCGCAGATGCCGCACACGCGGTGTGAGACATGCGCAGATGCCGCACACGCGGTGTGAGACATGCGCAGATGCCGCACACGCGGTGTGAGACATGCGCAGATGCCGCACACGCGGTGTGAGACATGCGCAGATGCCGCACACGCGGTGTGAGACATGCGCAGATGCCGCACACGCGGTGTGAGACATGCGCAGATGCCGCACACGCGGTGTGAGACATGCGCAGATGCCGCACACGCGGTGTGAGACATGCGCAGATGCCGCACACGCGGTGTGAGACATGCGCAGATGCCGCACACGCGGTGTGAGACATGCGCAGATGCCGCACACGCGGTGTGAGACATGCGCAGATGCCGCACACGCGGTGTGAGACATGCGCAGATGCCGCACACGCGGTGTGAGACATGCGCAGATGCCGCACACGCGGTGTGAGACATGCGCAGATGCCGCACACGCGGTGTGAGACATGCGCAGATGCCGCACACGCGGTGTGAGACATGCGCAGATGCCGCACACGCGGTGTGAGACATGCGCAGATGCCGCACACGCGGTGTGAGACATGCGCAGATGCCGCACACGCGGTGTGAGACATGCGCAGATGCCGCACACGCGGTGTGAGACATGCGCAGATGCCGCACACGCGGTGTGAGACATGCGCAGATGCCGCACACGCGGTGTGAGACATGCGCAGATGCCGCACACGCGGTGTGAGACATGCGCAGATGCCGCACACGCGGTGTGAGACATGCGCAGATGCCGCACACGCGGTGTGAGACATGCGCAGATGCCGCACACGCGGTGTGAGACATGCGCAGATGCCGCACACGCGGTGTGAGACATGCGCAGATGCCGCACACGCGGTGTGAGACATGCGCAGATGCCGCACACGCGGTGTGAGACATGCGCAGATGCCGCACACGCGGTGTGAGACATGCGCAGATGCCGCACACGCGGTGTGAGACATGCGCAGATGCCGCACAcgcatggtgctgcttctcaatagtggaaatgaaacgctcagtatcgggacaagtgaagcacaggtctcaggtgttcctcccacAATATACGGAAGAATGGccttgcattacacccagtcaaaagggcaatggatacgcgcactgcaaactgtgtagaactgacattaacatgctggtcgcgatgactgcacgcggcatgtcaactacaaaaaacatatggagtatgctgaaatggcgagtcaggcggaaagtaaatctgggggtatccagcagttttttatgaaatctgtggatgaaaagacacggaacgtgacccgtgctgaagcggtgatggttgacctgtgcttggagttgaacttgccgattagtgccatgaaatgtgagttaaacttattcagtttgtttttacatgtctgatttttattcattcagtacgtttacatgcacatagagaaaatcgaatttctgccgttgcttgactgaaatcgaagttcaaaatgccatgtatacaccttaattcggctgaaattgaaccgaacttgatttcttggaatcgagctacatgacctagtttatgcgatttctgccgagctacttagtgcatgtataccctatcgagctacgtattcgagctacttacttcagcactgccccttccggaagtgacgagaccacaagcgggaaacacaacagcctcagtcggcatgacaacggcatgaatcttttctttttgtggcattgtttgcactgttaaaatttagctcacttactgtatcaccaaatacatctgtacagctgttgcatagctgtgaattgtgtcgaaaaaaaaaacagcctcggtcggcatgacacttcaccttagccgcccagtttattaggaacacttctgttcatacatacaaactacaaacactcttcttagagttgagagtttattttatttttaaaagggacagtgcacaaattaaacattatccttgtggtaaggacagatgtctgtaccaggttatagcagtacatgctaatttccgcctgtagtcactttgtttatacgcttgaatagctcttcttcatgacgacaaaccggaagtgtaccaacacgatggggcgtgtagcgccacctgtggctcgggtgcacaatgcacctcataacaatagctcgatttaaacactgtgcgtaggattggatttctctggcaccctgctgggaccttcagctcgattaccgacagcagctcgatttggatgtgcatgtaaacgtagtcactgaaatatcaaacactggctgtacttctttaattcaaagtcttttcagtgttgcaagtgcaaatgtacatgtagtatgatcaaaaacagaattttatgattagtgctgttgggattgtggcaaaaaattgatcattccactgttttaaatacaattataaatgtcattttattcaatgtctcttctgaagcattatgctgaagtatttatatattggacattaagataacaatgtcggactctctttggcatgaaataaattttttttttttttttttttttttttaatttattagaatccgttaacaggtagaacattttgccaggcaatataatataatacttttgaggagttacattcaataccaatgattggtagtcaaccgtaatgtctgcaaacagggaacactattgtatttataaaaatgtgatctattgtatgctctagaaatttgttgagtggaaattcagttgagatggctgctcgcgttttgtttattaaattcacacaaaacagtactttttaataatttaaatgttaaacatattggtatatacacctctttataatggaaacgtgcataaattaatgttactgaaagtcattccaatatactgaaaaaatgttttcaagaatactgaaattcaaaatttggggtaggcatctctgggaAAAGGTTAATTTGGCAGTTTCtgcagaaagaacaactttattcatctcaTGTACActcgtgaaattcctctctgtattcAACCTGTCTGAAGTAGTGaatgcacacatacccagagcagtgggcagccatgcgaaCACTGCCCAGCGAGCAGATGAATAGAATATAAATGGAGTTTTTAATTAGTCGTTCATGGACGCCTTTTTAAATCTTCAGAGAAAGAGAGCAGCCCCCACGTTTTGCCAGACCAGGCACCTTCGAGTTTGAATACTCACAGCGCTGGAAGTCTCTCGATGACATGGAGAAACAGCAGAGGCAGCAGGTGGAGAAAAATATCCGTGAAGCCCGTGAGAAGCTGGAGGCAGAAATGGACGATGCCTACCATGAGCACCAGGCTAACTTGCTTCGACAGGGCAAGTGTCTGCTATGTTGATGAGTGTGTTAGGTGTTTGACATTAGTGGTTGGATGAAAGTTTACATAGTTTTTACCTTCTTTCAGATCTTCTTAGGCGACAAGAAGAACTGCGACGCATGGAAGAGATGCATAATCAGGAAATGCAAAAACGCAAAGAGATGCAGCTGAGGTAGAGGTTTTTGTTTatcccagggttttttttttgagatgtcaTGATTTTGATCTTGAACTTAATTTTAAAATGGATTGAATTTTATAGTTTTCATTAAGTGTATATCAAAGTACAGGCTGACGGACTTTCGGCTTTTGGGGGGGGCAGTGAAACTggtcaataaatggataggaaatgttaaatcattgttaaaactaTTTACTATTTGACAAAAATTAACACATTTTTACTCTACAtatgtcaatgtgagactcatttgacatttcagttgagagaGACTGATGTGCCTGTTGTGCatccctgaattttttttttttttttttggtttgagaAATAGATCAACTTCCATGCATGAACAAAATGCCTAATTACAATaaatgtgggttgtttttttttttttttttaaacaatacaaatgttaattgggtgaaaccattacGATCCATGCCGGAGCTGTTGTGCATGCCCAAGTCTGGCAcgacaaagccaccccggcctctgtAGTTCTTGTCCTTTGACCCAAGAacctggaagtcctgcagtaaacaaccacattgaagcaacgggaaaatgcagctctcgcctacgcGATCACAGATGCGtagaataaaagacctgaacttaactagtagggctgtaacaatatgcgtatcgaaatcacgatacacagagccacgatctgtgtcgcgatacaagaaagcAGAATCGTGGTAcagcctttcaaacttctcctcagcccaaaaacagaggcgcttccaaacttcaatttatgaatactttactttttatttaaattacattttaaacttacttaaattacttttattttttatattgatt of Neoarius graeffei isolate fNeoGra1 chromosome 22, fNeoGra1.pri, whole genome shotgun sequence contains these proteins:
- the sfpq gene encoding splicing factor, proline- and glutamine-rich isoform X2; amino-acid sequence: MSRDRFRNRGGFQQRGRGGGGGMRGGMGTPNFRNNNPQQSFQNRGPQPAGGGGGGYKPNQVNQATPQKPEGSNVPSKPEMKSPPPQQPDAQNKAPAPPPQQQQQQQQQSQPPPAQQPPVQSPPPKSVNTRPETSTPHSQPRKNQQKPPPPPSPNTEGQTSRAAHGAETQELKASLAMLRKPGEKTYTQRCRLFIGNLPNDITEDEFRKLFIKFGEPSEIFINQGKGFGFIRLESRALAEIAKAELDDKPMKGRPLRVRFATHSAALCVRNLSPYVSNELLEEAFSQFGVIERAVVVVDDRGRSVGKGIVEFATKPAARKALDRCNDGVFLLTTSPRPVVVELMEQYDDEDGLPEKLAQKNPNYQKEREQPPRFARPGTFEFEYSQRWKSLDDMEKQQRQQVEKNIREAREKLEAEMDDAYHEHQANLLRQDLLRRQEELRRMEEMHNQEMQKRKEMQLRQEEERRRREEEMMRQREMEEQMRRKREESYRMGGFMENREREMRMSSGGGLGLADMQFGSNSPKFPLTRMSFDHGHQGLGGPVTGGMVSNEMVRQETDGG